A stretch of the Thiomicrorhabdus indica genome encodes the following:
- a CDS encoding TolC family protein: MTNFFKKTKLAVAIALISGSAFAQAPESNIDQVLKMAIEKNPEVQASWHNFLSSGQEAKNVAASSDATVDFFADYSANYSNTTTLDNTYQGPSARLSASKMLWDGDRIANQAQSFKNTELVRYFELMDSVENTALEAYIAYQDVLRYRELAGLAQKSYNSHLEVYDKIAEGVETGFTRRADLEQINGRLALAESNLLTEKANLHDVSARFLRIVGEVPAKELKNADLNTETLPNSFDEVMNYAYDHNPSFHAAIRDIEAKLSQVQAARSEDSGRLDLTGSYNIQTYNDTTGEDNLDNLHTAERDAKVALEFRYNLYNGDRNSTAIEKAQEDMNRSEYIRDKECVDMRQTLQISYNDVKKITEQLPILNQHRNSSDRVRVAFNDQFSINQRSLLDLLDTEIEFFQSSRAYANAHYDRNVSVAKTLAEMGKLLSTLQLSRGNMPNLSDLGAEKMDVTPEMMCPITAIPEMDLGITDPKPIEVAEAMPPKFVAPAQDNMEGNTYRLEILFKFNSSEIDHQYDNDIAELAKFMTEHPDTLVEVRGHASLEGPEVYNQWLSERRAKAVVNTLVKDHNIDPARLSSIGFGETQPLINGMTQEAHQANRRIETNIKNK, encoded by the coding sequence ATGACCAATTTTTTCAAAAAAACAAAACTCGCTGTAGCGATTGCATTAATATCTGGTAGCGCATTTGCTCAAGCGCCAGAATCCAATATAGACCAAGTATTAAAAATGGCTATCGAAAAGAATCCTGAAGTCCAAGCTTCATGGCACAACTTCTTATCCTCTGGTCAAGAAGCAAAAAATGTTGCCGCAAGCAGTGATGCAACTGTCGATTTTTTTGCAGACTACAGCGCTAATTACAGCAATACAACAACGCTCGACAACACTTATCAAGGCCCAAGCGCACGATTATCTGCCTCAAAGATGCTTTGGGACGGTGACCGTATTGCTAACCAAGCACAATCATTTAAAAACACCGAATTGGTACGTTATTTTGAACTAATGGATTCGGTTGAAAATACCGCGTTAGAAGCTTACATTGCCTACCAAGACGTATTACGTTATCGAGAATTAGCTGGCTTGGCTCAGAAAAGTTACAACAGCCACCTAGAGGTGTATGACAAAATAGCAGAAGGTGTTGAAACCGGATTTACTCGCCGTGCGGATTTAGAACAAATCAATGGTCGTTTAGCTCTGGCTGAATCAAACTTACTCACTGAAAAAGCCAATCTACATGATGTCAGCGCACGTTTTTTACGAATTGTTGGTGAAGTCCCTGCAAAAGAATTAAAAAATGCTGATTTAAATACTGAAACTTTACCAAATTCTTTTGATGAAGTTATGAACTACGCTTACGACCACAACCCAAGCTTCCACGCAGCAATTCGCGACATTGAAGCAAAACTTTCGCAAGTTCAAGCTGCACGTTCAGAGGATAGCGGACGCCTAGATTTGACGGGGTCTTATAACATTCAAACTTATAATGACACTACAGGTGAAGATAATTTAGATAACTTACATACTGCAGAACGTGACGCAAAAGTGGCTCTAGAATTCCGTTACAACTTATACAATGGTGACCGAAACTCTACTGCTATTGAAAAAGCGCAGGAAGATATGAACCGCTCTGAATACATTCGTGACAAAGAATGTGTCGATATGCGCCAAACATTGCAAATTTCTTACAACGACGTAAAAAAAATCACCGAGCAGTTACCAATTTTAAACCAGCACAGAAACTCTTCTGATCGAGTTCGAGTCGCATTCAATGACCAGTTCTCAATCAATCAACGTTCACTTCTTGATTTACTTGATACTGAAATTGAATTCTTCCAATCTAGTCGCGCATATGCAAATGCTCATTATGACCGCAATGTTTCTGTCGCTAAAACACTTGCTGAAATGGGTAAATTGTTAAGCACATTACAACTTTCTCGTGGAAACATGCCAAACCTAAGTGACTTAGGCGCTGAGAAAATGGACGTCACACCAGAAATGATGTGTCCAATTACTGCCATCCCAGAAATGGACTTAGGCATTACGGACCCAAAGCCTATTGAAGTCGCTGAAGCTATGCCTCCTAAATTTGTTGCTCCTGCACAAGATAATATGGAAGGAAATACTTACCGTTTGGAAATTTTATTCAAATTTAATTCATCTGAAATTGATCACCAATATGACAATGACATCGCCGAATTAGCGAAGTTCATGACCGAGCACCCTGACACCCTGGTTGAAGTCCGTGGTCACGCCTCACTGGAGGGTCCAGAAGTTTACAACCAATGGCTGTCCGAACGTCGCGCAAAAGCTGTAGTTAACACCCTAGTCAAGGATCACAATATTGATCCAGCACGCTTAAGCAGCATTGGTTTTGGAGAAACTCAGCCCCTTATCAATGGGATGACTCAGGAAGCTCACCAAGCTAACCGTCGAATTGAAACCAATATTAAAAACAAATAG
- a CDS encoding type I secretion system permease/ATPase encodes MLEQILNSQTEKSQNHNDDALVECLLIISRHHNQEISRESLTSGLPLVDGKLTPSLVHRASKRLQMSSQLQQRKLSQINLNLLPAILILKADADSTEQACVLQSIDRSRNLAQVTYPDLPDSLVEVSLDELQGNYQGTVIYIRPEFKFDSRTNKIEKNSLHWFWGVIRDNRHLYRDILIASIFINLFAIAMPLFVMNVYDRVVPNHATETLWILAAGIVIVLIAELSLRLLRNWFIDLGANRADVRLSSAIMEKVLGMKMTDRPNSSGSFVSNVQSFESIRSFIGSLTVVALVDLPFVLLFTTIVALIQPIMALPILIGGFLILSYAFFAQNKMHELSLDAMQAGSMRNATLYEGVSNLETLKSFNVESKTQSDWEKSTIFLTRNAAKMRMISASITQGAHWMQHLVGIMVIILGVYSIIEGNISQGALIAAYMLSSRAMGPIGQTAGLLSQYHYAATAYQSLEEIMSKESERPVEKTWIAPPLVRGEIEFQNVCFKYPNDERMALKDVSFKIKAGEHIAILGRNGSGKTTLEKLILGLYQPESGHILIDGVDLRHFDPAQLRRNIGYMPQDISLFYGTLKDNITVASPSATDENILKATSLSGLDTFIRSHPAGFDMPVGERGQLLSGGQKQSVALARSIINDPPILLFDEPTGSLDFSSESQFIKQMDEATQGKTLVTITHRTPLLKLVERIIVMDNGKIVANGPKETVLEALKKGRVGSVS; translated from the coding sequence GTGCTAGAGCAAATTTTAAATTCACAAACAGAAAAATCTCAAAATCACAATGACGATGCATTAGTTGAATGTTTGTTAATTATTTCTCGACATCACAATCAAGAAATTTCCAGAGAAAGCCTAACATCAGGTTTGCCGCTCGTTGATGGAAAACTCACCCCTTCTCTTGTACATCGCGCATCAAAGCGTCTTCAAATGAGTTCCCAACTTCAGCAGCGTAAATTAAGTCAAATCAACCTCAATCTCTTACCTGCTATTCTCATTTTAAAAGCAGATGCCGATTCGACCGAGCAGGCTTGCGTCCTACAATCAATTGATAGATCACGAAATTTAGCCCAAGTGACCTACCCTGACTTACCTGACAGCCTTGTGGAAGTTTCACTTGATGAATTACAAGGCAACTATCAAGGTACTGTCATCTATATTCGCCCTGAATTTAAGTTTGACAGTCGTACTAACAAAATTGAGAAAAACTCCCTGCATTGGTTCTGGGGTGTCATTCGAGATAACCGCCATCTTTATCGAGACATATTGATAGCTTCAATTTTTATTAACCTATTTGCAATTGCAATGCCGCTATTTGTCATGAATGTGTACGATCGTGTTGTACCAAATCATGCAACCGAAACACTATGGATTCTAGCTGCCGGAATTGTAATCGTGCTTATTGCAGAATTATCCCTTAGGTTATTGCGCAACTGGTTCATTGATTTGGGTGCTAACCGAGCAGATGTAAGACTTTCATCAGCCATTATGGAAAAAGTCCTAGGCATGAAAATGACAGACCGTCCAAATTCATCTGGTTCATTTGTTTCCAATGTTCAATCATTCGAGTCAATTCGAAGCTTTATTGGCTCCCTGACCGTTGTAGCCTTGGTTGACCTACCATTTGTATTATTGTTCACGACAATTGTGGCTCTAATTCAACCCATTATGGCTTTACCTATTTTAATTGGGGGCTTTCTTATTTTGAGCTACGCCTTTTTTGCCCAAAATAAAATGCATGAATTATCGCTTGATGCAATGCAAGCTGGTTCAATGCGCAATGCCACACTTTATGAAGGTGTCTCCAATCTAGAAACGTTGAAAAGCTTTAATGTTGAGAGCAAAACGCAATCGGACTGGGAAAAATCCACAATTTTCTTAACGCGTAATGCCGCTAAAATGCGAATGATTTCAGCATCCATTACACAAGGTGCTCACTGGATGCAGCACCTTGTGGGAATCATGGTGATTATTCTAGGTGTCTATTCCATTATTGAAGGTAATATCTCTCAAGGTGCGTTGATCGCTGCCTACATGCTGAGCTCACGTGCCATGGGTCCTATTGGCCAAACAGCTGGATTGTTGTCGCAATACCACTACGCCGCAACCGCCTATCAGTCTCTTGAAGAAATCATGAGTAAAGAAAGTGAGCGGCCGGTAGAAAAGACTTGGATTGCCCCACCACTTGTTCGTGGTGAAATAGAGTTTCAAAATGTCTGTTTCAAATACCCAAATGATGAACGCATGGCATTGAAAGACGTCAGTTTTAAAATCAAAGCCGGTGAACATATTGCAATTCTTGGGCGCAACGGTTCTGGAAAAACCACACTAGAAAAACTTATCCTTGGTCTTTATCAACCAGAATCCGGCCATATTTTGATTGATGGCGTGGATTTGCGTCACTTCGACCCTGCACAGTTACGTCGAAATATCGGCTACATGCCCCAAGACATCAGCCTTTTCTACGGGACACTCAAAGACAATATTACTGTTGCATCCCCTTCCGCAACAGATGAGAACATTCTTAAAGCCACTAGTTTAAGCGGCTTGGACACATTTATCAGATCTCATCCAGCCGGTTTCGACATGCCTGTAGGTGAGCGGGGACAACTTTTATCCGGTGGGCAAAAACAATCCGTTGCCTTAGCTCGCTCTATAATCAATGATCCACCCATTCTGTTATTTGATGAACCTACTGGCTCTTTAGATTTTTCGAGCGAATCACAGTTCATTAAACAAATGGATGAAGCAACCCAAGGCAAAACATTAGTCACAATCACACACCGTACACCACTACTAAAATTAGTGGAAAGAATTATCGTTATGGATAACGGAAAAATCGTTGCCAATGGTCCAAAAGAAACCGTTCTGGAAGCCTTGAAGAAAGGGCGTGTTGGGAGTGTTAGCTAA
- a CDS encoding HlyD family type I secretion periplasmic adaptor subunit yields the protein MSQHKQTTEEAMFKKVGEVSNQFDRVEKGLLGKLFSKGAPPAAQKDWVVDAEWARIQQHPIRAKRLLYVVVLTIIALIIWSAYAPLDEITRGSGKVIPSQKLQTVQSLDGGIVQEILVEEGQEVSRGDLLLRIDATRSRSSFQENITQALSLQAEIIRLKSLINEQPLNFPTHLVEEAPEVVDRQRQLYYSNLRQRDEEANILESQLFQREQALLEGIAARNQHRKNISLLKQELDAVKPLLNSGAVSKVEIFRLERELNALRGDLAQTNALIERSRGAINEAQNKIDELKASTMTKWQEQLSESSTKLSALQQAAKGLKDRVKQTDIRSPTKGTVQRLLANTEGGVLSPGQAILEIIPTDDVLIVEAKVAPKDIAFIRFGQPAMIKFSAYDFSIYGGAEAMVINISPDSITDENNETYYLVKLKTDANKLNPQIKVIPGMTAQADIITGKKTVLEYLLKPLLRASSQAMTER from the coding sequence ATGAGTCAGCATAAACAAACAACAGAAGAAGCGATGTTCAAAAAAGTTGGCGAAGTGTCCAACCAATTTGATCGAGTTGAAAAAGGTCTATTAGGTAAGTTATTTTCTAAAGGTGCACCTCCCGCCGCACAAAAGGACTGGGTGGTGGATGCGGAATGGGCAAGAATTCAGCAGCATCCCATTCGTGCCAAACGCCTACTTTATGTAGTAGTCCTGACAATTATCGCACTTATTATCTGGTCGGCTTATGCGCCTCTAGATGAGATTACTCGAGGCTCTGGAAAAGTCATTCCATCGCAAAAACTGCAAACAGTCCAATCTTTAGATGGTGGTATCGTCCAAGAAATTCTAGTGGAAGAAGGTCAAGAAGTTAGTCGCGGCGACTTATTATTACGCATTGACGCTACACGCTCACGCTCATCTTTCCAAGAAAATATTACGCAAGCACTCTCCCTTCAAGCTGAAATCATACGCCTGAAATCGTTGATTAATGAACAACCTCTAAATTTCCCTACACACCTTGTAGAGGAAGCGCCTGAAGTTGTCGATCGGCAACGTCAACTTTATTACTCAAACTTAAGACAGCGAGATGAAGAAGCCAACATTCTCGAATCTCAGCTGTTCCAACGTGAACAAGCACTTTTAGAGGGAATAGCTGCACGCAACCAACACAGAAAAAACATTAGCCTACTCAAACAGGAACTCGACGCTGTAAAACCGCTTTTAAACTCTGGTGCAGTCTCTAAAGTGGAAATCTTCCGCCTTGAACGTGAATTGAATGCATTACGCGGCGATTTAGCTCAAACCAACGCTTTAATTGAGCGCAGTCGTGGTGCGATTAACGAAGCGCAAAACAAAATTGACGAGCTCAAAGCAAGCACCATGACTAAATGGCAAGAACAACTTTCAGAGTCATCAACCAAGCTATCAGCCCTTCAGCAAGCTGCTAAAGGTTTAAAAGACCGAGTGAAGCAAACCGATATTCGCTCTCCAACAAAAGGGACCGTTCAAAGACTTCTGGCAAATACAGAAGGGGGAGTATTATCTCCAGGGCAAGCAATTTTGGAAATTATCCCTACCGATGATGTTTTGATTGTTGAGGCTAAAGTCGCGCCAAAAGACATTGCATTCATACGCTTTGGCCAGCCAGCAATGATTAAATTCAGTGCCTATGATTTTTCAATCTATGGAGGAGCTGAAGCAATGGTGATTAATATCAGCCCTGACTCCATCACCGACGAAAATAATGAAACCTACTATTTGGTTAAATTAAAAACCGATGCGAATAAACTGAATCCGCAAATCAAAGTTATTCCGGGAATGACCGCTCAAGCAGACATTATCACCGGAAAAAAAACCGTCTTAGAATATTTACTAAAACCCCTACTCAGAGCTTCATCACAAGCAATGACAGAACGCTAA
- a CDS encoding response regulator transcription factor: MLVITQPEFHTSVWQAALPSAEVIENTSLSHNKEARIKLFASKELVLLLSNIPGWEELMSELRQSKTPWIILSRNTSKEEFRKIVAAGARGYLDALSHPESIKTAVKSVESGALWIPEPYMSQLVQSISQKLPQIKEPDLSELSPKEIKVAELISTGTSNKEIAEMLNVTERTIKSHLTQIYAKLNIRDRMQLMLYMQGHPITAEHA, encoded by the coding sequence ATGTTAGTAATTACTCAACCTGAATTTCACACCTCCGTTTGGCAAGCTGCACTTCCAAGTGCGGAAGTGATAGAGAATACATCCTTATCCCATAATAAAGAAGCTCGCATTAAGCTATTTGCTTCAAAGGAACTGGTATTATTGCTCAGCAATATTCCTGGCTGGGAAGAGTTAATGTCAGAACTTCGACAAAGCAAAACACCTTGGATCATTCTTAGTAGAAACACCTCAAAAGAAGAGTTTCGTAAAATTGTTGCCGCTGGCGCCCGTGGCTACCTTGATGCACTCAGCCATCCAGAATCTATAAAAACAGCAGTCAAAAGTGTTGAATCAGGCGCTTTGTGGATACCCGAACCTTATATGAGCCAGCTGGTACAATCCATTTCCCAAAAGTTGCCACAAATTAAAGAGCCCGATCTGTCAGAGCTGTCGCCAAAAGAGATTAAGGTTGCAGAATTGATTTCAACAGGCACTTCAAATAAAGAAATTGCGGAAATGCTTAATGTCACAGAAAGAACCATTAAGTCTCACTTAACGCAAATTTACGCCAAACTTAACATTCGTGATAGGATGCAACTCATGCTTTATATGCAAGGTCACCCCATTACTGCAGAACACGCTTAA
- a CDS encoding EAL domain-containing protein, which yields MSLVKQLWLAVSGLMILVFVSSFTISSLSAKSYYQEQLSLKNNDNASSLALVLSQMDKDPVTVELLVSAQFDTGNYKRISLIDPNGEMRVSKKYESEMIEKSYPEWFAGLVSLNVHEGVAQVQNGWQQYGVLYVESDDRFAYQALWKTTWQFFVWFLVATIVLGVLGTWVLRVLTRPLDDVVEQAEAIQSRRFVTSEVPRTLEFKKVVKAMNSMTQRVKEMLEKESRRLEVLRFKTQHDELTGLANRQYFMNQFDALLNNHEQEGRHVLVMLRFDDLSKINQQLGHQPTDKLLKEFTAHLQSITEEFSSNFSEAYLARLNGRDFTVLLANFTNIDDFLKTLEKRLEIFSNQHPELESLHLPAAALQFPHSEGRGRILQQIDGLLAESELQRSYEIVFREMEAVQETAQAPDNVQGWRELLETVINLNSVQPQFYPVKDCENNLIHHEAMMRIQVDGKTHAASFFLPWAKRLGLLPLFDLLLVKNVVEKLQLESQKGEVSEVAINLSVESLQNFEIREQIVETLQSALDVCPKIWIEVPEKSVLEAVNQFIDFSKTVKGLGCQVGIDRAGASFSSLPSLQEIGLDYLKLDAALTQNLQNQDAQTNGFVRSLCGLGHSIGLKVIAEGVREEAMISELPYLGFDGVTGPAVK from the coding sequence ATGTCTTTGGTTAAACAGTTATGGCTTGCAGTTTCCGGGCTCATGATTTTGGTGTTTGTTAGTAGTTTTACGATTTCTAGCTTGAGTGCAAAATCGTATTACCAAGAGCAACTTAGTCTAAAGAATAATGATAATGCCAGTTCGCTTGCGTTAGTTTTGAGCCAAATGGATAAAGATCCCGTCACGGTCGAGTTATTAGTTTCTGCCCAGTTTGACACAGGTAACTATAAACGCATTTCGTTAATTGATCCGAATGGTGAAATGCGGGTTTCAAAAAAATATGAATCTGAAATGATCGAAAAGTCTTATCCAGAGTGGTTTGCTGGTTTGGTATCGCTTAACGTTCATGAGGGCGTTGCTCAAGTTCAAAATGGTTGGCAACAATATGGGGTTTTGTATGTCGAGAGTGATGATCGCTTCGCTTATCAAGCGCTCTGGAAAACTACATGGCAGTTCTTTGTTTGGTTTTTAGTAGCAACCATTGTTCTTGGTGTTTTAGGAACTTGGGTATTGAGAGTTTTAACACGTCCATTGGATGATGTTGTAGAGCAAGCAGAGGCAATTCAATCGCGTCGTTTTGTGACTTCAGAAGTCCCCAGAACTTTAGAGTTCAAAAAAGTGGTTAAAGCGATGAATAGCATGACTCAGCGTGTTAAGGAGATGTTAGAAAAAGAAAGTCGTCGTTTAGAAGTTTTGCGTTTTAAAACGCAACATGATGAGTTGACAGGATTAGCTAACCGCCAGTACTTTATGAATCAATTTGATGCATTGCTTAATAATCACGAACAAGAAGGACGTCATGTTCTGGTGATGCTACGATTCGATGATTTGAGTAAAATCAATCAACAACTTGGACACCAGCCAACGGATAAATTACTTAAAGAATTCACTGCACACTTGCAGTCCATTACCGAAGAATTCTCAAGCAATTTTTCTGAGGCCTACTTAGCTCGGTTGAACGGAAGAGATTTTACGGTTCTGCTTGCAAACTTTACGAATATTGACGATTTTTTAAAAACATTAGAGAAGCGTTTGGAAATTTTTTCAAACCAGCATCCTGAATTAGAGTCTCTCCATTTGCCAGCAGCGGCATTACAGTTTCCGCATTCAGAAGGGCGTGGTCGAATTTTGCAACAGATCGATGGTCTTTTGGCAGAGTCTGAACTGCAGCGGAGTTATGAAATTGTTTTTCGTGAAATGGAAGCGGTTCAAGAAACTGCTCAGGCACCTGATAATGTTCAAGGTTGGCGTGAACTATTGGAGACCGTAATTAATTTAAACTCGGTTCAACCGCAATTCTACCCAGTTAAAGATTGTGAAAATAACCTAATCCATCATGAAGCGATGATGCGTATTCAAGTTGATGGAAAGACTCATGCCGCGAGTTTCTTTTTACCGTGGGCTAAGCGTTTAGGATTATTACCTTTGTTTGATTTGTTGTTAGTTAAGAATGTGGTTGAGAAACTGCAACTTGAATCTCAAAAAGGCGAAGTTTCTGAGGTTGCAATTAATCTTTCCGTCGAATCGCTTCAAAATTTTGAGATTCGTGAGCAAATTGTTGAAACGTTGCAGTCTGCTCTTGATGTCTGTCCAAAAATTTGGATTGAGGTGCCTGAAAAATCGGTTTTGGAAGCGGTGAATCAATTTATCGACTTCTCTAAAACCGTTAAGGGGCTTGGTTGTCAGGTTGGTATTGATCGTGCAGGAGCAAGTTTCAGCAGCTTGCCAAGTCTACAAGAGATTGGTTTGGATTATTTAAAATTGGATGCAGCACTTACGCAAAATCTCCAAAATCAAGATGCGCAGACGAATGGTTTTGTTCGTTCTCTTTGTGGTTTAGGTCACTCAATTGGTTTAAAAGTGATTGCCGAGGGTGTGAGAGAGGAAGCGATGATTTCTGAATTGCCTTATTTAGGTTTTGATGGGGTGACGGGGCCTGCGGTTAAGTAG
- a CDS encoding transglutaminase-like cysteine peptidase, producing MAITSKVFFVRLQRIILILLGVTAISLWTANWSLAAPGVNWSIFFAEVNRQYGSSAVRNAQSWERMLQQVKAMPDEVDKLKYVNRFFDEFLRYRIDQKNYGVKDYWAPLAETLARGTGDCEDYAIAKYITLRLAGIEDRKLRLIYVKAQMGGPRSPIFEAHMVLGYYATPNAEPLILDSLVSLVQKASMRNDLKPVFSFNSQGLWAGLNVRSTSKPTARLSKWQKILEQTAREGISLQ from the coding sequence GTGGCAATTACTTCAAAAGTATTTTTTGTTCGTTTGCAGAGAATCATCCTGATTTTGTTAGGAGTGACGGCGATTTCTTTGTGGACAGCCAACTGGAGTTTAGCTGCTCCTGGGGTAAATTGGTCAATATTTTTTGCAGAAGTAAATCGTCAGTATGGATCGTCCGCGGTGAGAAATGCTCAAAGTTGGGAGCGAATGCTGCAACAAGTTAAGGCCATGCCTGACGAGGTTGATAAATTAAAGTATGTGAATCGCTTTTTTGATGAATTTCTACGTTATCGAATTGATCAAAAAAATTATGGTGTAAAGGATTATTGGGCACCTTTAGCTGAGACATTAGCAAGAGGAACAGGGGATTGCGAAGATTATGCGATTGCCAAGTACATTACACTTCGTTTAGCAGGAATTGAAGACAGAAAATTACGTCTAATCTATGTTAAAGCCCAAATGGGTGGGCCAAGAAGCCCGATTTTTGAAGCGCATATGGTTCTTGGCTACTATGCAACGCCTAATGCAGAGCCGCTAATTTTAGACAGTTTAGTGTCTTTGGTTCAGAAAGCTTCGATGCGAAATGATTTAAAACCCGTATTTAGTTTTAATAGCCAAGGACTTTGGGCTGGCTTGAATGTGCGCTCTACCTCAAAGCCAACGGCTCGTTTGTCGAAATGGCAAAAAATTCTTGAACAAACTGCAAGAGAAGGGATTTCATTGCAGTAG
- the hemH gene encoding ferrochelatase, which yields MYYHGRSHFEHGESTATGILITNLGTPDAPTKQALKPYLKEFLEDPRVVEPPPARWLWKLILNGIILNTRPAKSAEAYETVWNSEGEGAPLLRITERQLAAIEERVRPHFSGRVEFALGMRYGNPSIASALRELHEKGCQRILVLPLYPQYAGATTASTLDAVSAELQTWRWVPELRFVRNYHRHPGYIKALANSIREYQAEHGKPELLVMSYHGVPQRYLDNGDPYHCECHITSRLVADELGLNKDEYRVTFQSLFGKEEWIKPYTDATMKALPTEEGIKNVQVICPGFSADCLETIEEIGEENREYFEEHGGESFGYIKCLNDRADHADALADLILQHTQGWYEREGFDAQADEAERATVKANAKALGCPY from the coding sequence ATGTATTATCACGGACGTAGCCATTTTGAGCATGGCGAATCAACTGCAACAGGAATTCTAATCACAAACCTTGGAACCCCTGATGCGCCAACCAAACAAGCACTAAAACCCTACTTGAAAGAATTCTTGGAAGATCCTCGTGTTGTTGAACCACCACCAGCTCGATGGTTATGGAAACTTATCCTGAATGGCATCATTTTGAATACCCGGCCGGCGAAATCTGCCGAAGCTTATGAAACCGTCTGGAACTCAGAAGGCGAAGGGGCACCACTTCTGAGAATTACTGAACGCCAACTTGCCGCCATTGAAGAACGAGTTCGCCCTCACTTTAGTGGCCGTGTGGAATTTGCTTTAGGTATGCGATATGGCAACCCTTCCATTGCATCGGCTTTACGAGAGCTTCATGAAAAAGGCTGCCAAAGAATCTTAGTATTGCCTCTTTATCCTCAATATGCAGGAGCCACCACTGCATCAACGCTAGATGCCGTCTCTGCAGAACTGCAAACTTGGCGCTGGGTACCGGAACTACGATTTGTTCGTAACTACCATCGCCACCCTGGCTACATTAAAGCTTTAGCCAATAGTATTCGTGAATATCAAGCAGAACACGGCAAACCTGAATTACTCGTCATGTCATATCACGGTGTGCCACAACGCTATTTAGATAATGGCGATCCTTATCACTGTGAGTGCCACATCACGTCTCGATTAGTTGCTGATGAACTTGGGCTAAACAAAGATGAATATCGAGTGACCTTCCAATCTTTATTCGGAAAAGAAGAGTGGATTAAACCATATACCGATGCAACGATGAAAGCTCTTCCAACAGAGGAAGGGATTAAAAATGTGCAAGTCATTTGCCCTGGATTCTCTGCTGACTGTTTGGAGACTATTGAAGAAATTGGGGAAGAAAACCGCGAATACTTTGAAGAGCATGGTGGCGAAAGTTTTGGCTATATTAAATGCCTGAACGACCGAGCGGATCATGCAGACGCATTGGCTGATTTAATTTTGCAGCATACGCAAGGTTGGTATGAAAGAGAAGGCTTTGATGCACAAGCAGACGAAGCTGAACGCGCGACAGTGAAAGCCAATGCCAAAGCCCTCGGGTGTCCTTATTGA
- a CDS encoding YbgA family protein — protein MKKPEFPRLRIALSDCLYGSECRYNGGHAQYDFVRYELSKYADFFRFCPEAAVMGTPRETIRLVDVENQIRVIGPKSGTDYTEGLQSYTDKKIDFLEKQNLDGAVVKSRSPSCGLERIKVYRPTGEWFGSQDPMDQGLFTKNLQQRIPNLFVEEEGRLQDAWLRENFMLNLFTKARWREFVEQMNEAPKIKAFQEFHRDHKYLLLSKDEQLYREMGKIVAKTTKENLTEQLEAYEKALNILLQERASKGKMVNVMQHMYGYFKDQVTPAEKQLFTETLEEFRKGIVPFISVMKLLEQFINHYGSEYLETQWIIHPYPSELALRSKTTAYR, from the coding sequence ATGAAAAAGCCTGAATTTCCGCGTTTACGTATCGCTTTATCCGATTGTTTATATGGGTCTGAATGCCGTTATAACGGTGGGCACGCACAGTATGATTTTGTGCGATATGAGTTGTCGAAATATGCGGATTTTTTCCGCTTTTGTCCTGAGGCGGCTGTAATGGGAACTCCACGTGAAACGATTCGACTGGTGGATGTTGAAAATCAAATTCGAGTCATTGGGCCTAAATCCGGAACCGATTACACGGAAGGCTTGCAATCCTATACAGATAAAAAAATCGACTTTCTGGAAAAACAAAATTTAGATGGCGCGGTGGTGAAATCTCGCTCTCCAAGCTGTGGTTTGGAACGAATTAAAGTTTACCGTCCGACGGGAGAATGGTTTGGTTCTCAAGATCCAATGGATCAAGGGTTGTTTACTAAAAATTTACAGCAACGCATTCCAAATTTGTTTGTGGAAGAAGAAGGTCGTTTGCAAGATGCGTGGTTGCGGGAAAATTTCATGTTGAACTTGTTTACCAAAGCGCGTTGGCGAGAGTTTGTAGAGCAGATGAATGAGGCGCCGAAAATCAAAGCGTTTCAGGAGTTTCACCGTGATCATAAGTATTTGTTGCTTTCCAAAGATGAGCAGCTATATCGTGAAATGGGCAAAATCGTTGCTAAGACGACAAAAGAGAATTTGACAGAACAGCTTGAGGCTTATGAAAAAGCACTCAATATTTTGTTACAGGAGAGAGCGTCTAAAGGCAAAATGGTCAATGTGATGCAGCATATGTATGGCTATTTTAAAGATCAGGTGACGCCAGCAGAAAAGCAGTTGTTTACTGAAACATTGGAAGAGTTTCGAAAAGGGATTGTGCCATTTATCAGTGTTATGAAACTTTTGGAGCAGTTTATTAATCACTATGGCTCTGAGTATTTGGAAACCCAGTGGATAATCCATCCATATCCTTCAGAGCTAGCATTGCGTTCCAAAACAACGGCATATCGTTAA